A stretch of the Thunnus thynnus chromosome 7, fThuThy2.1, whole genome shotgun sequence genome encodes the following:
- the LOC137185781 gene encoding uncharacterized protein: MSDSGRTFLDVAIMEALPELQVVNKNILEEHLQSIGVETYDDLRFVTEADLMTVLRPVQARKLLSVWKQKYQTPENSSLSSVEASPTQLLSSLSVSPQSSSSTSSSSLGLDTQWEDNFEIPWSKFPEEVMDSLERGKRPGPKLRRQMVRIVVTEMMEKCPHVGKKHSTDVAKQMVAKYPNSLQDVIEGDIVGTGYHSLVKQLQNRIENVRRTSTPKIRKRKHQADDSDHTDEIPLEERAAMQDTYGCIKWNVKFLPREETQESQHQKKEKLKEMFQQSDANPEEVKCLMKSTFYTQRQHVNQGKSIKSLREEWPFWFDELGMSVHFKELTGIDLKETFTRNLDLKGKRLLNYMTTVYVTKSNKFLQTYARLQRMRGQQSGCSDDVKEMVLLLLSYFDEKEESMFFHVEDTCLAEEVQLEQVPLTPAVIVCGQSCYSSTRYMLSLDRNLINTNISSFISALCLMFGSYFCFNIHYPSELASTLEFLQRCFFSINPEKGTKVENKNSKRRLNLNPRVLTLIQDLSDHEWR, from the exons ATGAGTGACTCAGGGCGAACCTTCCTAGATGTCGCCATCATGGAAGCCCTACCAGAACTTCAagtagtaaacaaaaacatcctgGAAGAGCACTTGCAGTCCATTGGAGTCGAGACGTATGATGATCTACGCTTCGTAACGGAGGCTGATTTGATGACAGTATTAAGACCTGTACAAGCCAGAAAGCTTCTTTCTGTTTGGAAACAGAAAT acCAAACTCCCGAGAACAGCTCACTATCATCTGTGGAAGCCTCACCTACCCAACTGCTGTCATCGCTCTCTGTTTCACCCCAAAGTTCATCGTCAACCTCCTCCAGCAGCCTAGGACTTGACACACAGTGGGAAGACAACTTTGAAATTCCATGGAGTAAATTTCCTGAGGAAGTGATGGATTCTTTGGAGAGGGGAAAAAGGCCAGGCCCAAAACTGAGGAGGCAAATGGTCCGGATTGTTGTGACTGAGATGATGGAAAAATGCCCCCATGTAGGTAAAAAGCATTCAACTGATGTTGCAAAGCAAATGGTGGCAAAATATCCCAATTCTCTGCAAGATGTAATAGAGGGCGATATTGTTGGAACAGGCTACCATTCCCTTGtaaaacagctgcaaaacagAATCGAAAATGTGAGGCGCACTTCAACAcccaaaataagaaaaagaaaacatcaggcTGATGACTCAGACCACACAGATGAGATCCCATTAGAAGAGAGAGCAGCAATGCAGGACACTTACGGATGCATTAAATGGAATGTGAAATTTCTGCCCCGTGAAGAAACTCAAGAGAGCCAGCAccaaaagaaggaaaaactcAAGGAGATGTTCCAACAATCTGATGCCAATCCAGAGGAGGTAAAATGTCTAATGAAGTCCACTTTTTACACACAGCGTCAACATGTCAACCAGGGAAAAAGTATCAAAAGCCTTCGAGAGGAGTGGCCATTTTGGTTTGACGAACTTGGCATGTCGGTCCACTTCAAGGAACTCACTGGGATTGACCTCAAAGAGACATTCACGCGAAATTTGGATTTGAAGGGAAAAAGGCTTCTCAACTACATGACCACAGTTTATGTCACCAAGAGTAATAAGTTCCTTCAGACTTATGCAAGGCTTCAGAGGATGCGGGGACAGCAGAGTGGCTGCTCAGATGATGTGAAAGAGATGGTCCTGCTTCTGCTCAGCTACTTTGATGAGAAGGAGGAGTCCATGTTCTTCCATGTAGAAGATACCTGTCTGGCAGAAGAGGTCCAACTGGAGCAAGTGCCTCTGACACCTGCTGTTATTGTCTGTG GACAGTCCTGCTATTCCTCAACAAGGTACAtgctgagtctggatcggaacctcatcaacacaaacatctcctccttcatttCTGCATTGTGCCTCATGTTCGGGAGCTACTTCTGTTTCAACATCCATTATCCATCTGAGCTGGCTTCAACTCTGGAGTTTCTTCAAAG GTGTTTTTTCTCGATAAACCCAGAAAAAGGAACTAAGGTGGAGAATAAAAACTCGAAGCGTCGTCTCAATCTGAACCCTCGAGTCCTCACCCTGATCCAGGACCTCTCCGATCACGAGTGGCGTTAA